One genomic window of Halorubrum hochsteinianum includes the following:
- a CDS encoding NADH:flavin oxidoreductase/NADH oxidase, translated as MTDTLFTPLTLRDTEFRNRVMLSPMCQYSADDGLANDWHRVHLGSRAAGGAGVVMTEATAVAPEGRITPDCLGIWSDEHAEAIEPIVEFVRSQGATPGIQLAHAGRKASHRPPAEGSDPIPADEPDGWETVSATDEPYPHPSVDADGLTDTRRLDAAGIDGVIESFAAAAERALEVGFEVAEVHAAHGYLLHQFLSPVTNDRDDEYGGSFEDRTRLLREVVAAVREVWPDGKPVFVRISATDWLPDRDSWDVDDSVRLAPLLAEAGADLIDVSGGGIHPDQQIPSAGPGYQVPYAEAIREGTDVPVAAVGGITEPTHADALVRNGRADLVALGREMLRHPYWPLEAAHELGEETDWPVQYRRGRFD; from the coding sequence GTGACCGACACCCTGTTCACGCCGCTCACGCTGCGCGACACGGAGTTCCGGAACCGCGTCATGCTGTCGCCGATGTGCCAGTACTCCGCCGACGACGGACTGGCGAACGACTGGCACCGGGTTCACCTCGGCTCCCGGGCCGCCGGCGGTGCCGGGGTCGTGATGACCGAGGCGACGGCGGTCGCGCCCGAGGGACGGATCACGCCGGACTGCCTCGGGATCTGGTCCGACGAGCACGCCGAGGCGATCGAACCGATCGTCGAGTTCGTGCGGTCGCAGGGCGCGACCCCGGGGATCCAGCTGGCCCACGCCGGGCGGAAGGCCTCGCACCGCCCGCCGGCGGAGGGGAGCGACCCCATCCCCGCCGACGAGCCGGACGGGTGGGAGACCGTCTCCGCGACCGACGAGCCGTACCCGCACCCGAGCGTCGACGCGGACGGCCTGACCGACACCCGCCGGCTGGACGCCGCGGGGATCGACGGAGTGATCGAGTCGTTCGCCGCCGCCGCGGAACGCGCGCTGGAGGTCGGCTTCGAGGTGGCGGAGGTCCACGCGGCCCACGGCTACCTGCTCCACCAGTTCCTCTCGCCGGTCACCAACGACCGGGACGACGAGTACGGCGGGAGCTTCGAGGACCGCACCCGGCTCCTGCGCGAGGTCGTCGCGGCCGTCCGCGAGGTCTGGCCCGACGGGAAGCCCGTCTTCGTCCGCATCTCCGCGACGGACTGGCTCCCCGACCGCGACTCGTGGGACGTGGACGACTCGGTCCGGCTGGCCCCCCTCCTCGCCGAGGCCGGGGCCGACCTGATCGATGTCTCCGGCGGCGGGATCCACCCCGACCAGCAGATCCCCAGCGCGGGACCGGGGTATCAGGTCCCCTACGCGGAGGCGATCCGCGAGGGGACCGACGTTCCCGTCGCCGCCGTCGGCGGGATCACGGAGCCGACCCACGCCGACGCGCTGGTCAGGAACGGGCGGGCCGACCTCGTCGCGCTCGGTCGCGAGATGCTCCGGCACCCGTACTGGCCGCTGGAGGCCGCCCACGAACTCGGCGAGGAGACCGACTGGCCGGTCCAGTACCGCCGCGGGCGGTTCGACTGA
- a CDS encoding DUF7331 family protein, with protein MTTGDRIERDVESAADQRPTVAATRCSQERTVFTEQGNTDAWIATDLTVELER; from the coding sequence ATGACAACGGGAGACCGGATCGAGCGGGACGTCGAGTCGGCGGCCGACCAACGGCCGACGGTCGCCGCGACCCGCTGTTCGCAAGAGCGGACCGTCTTCACCGAACAGGGCAACACCGACGCGTGGATCGCGACCGATCTCACGGTCGAACTGGAACGGTAG
- a CDS encoding response regulator, protein MTDHSPSDAPADSNAAADRSESPADREPITVLHVEPNARSTELLEAFARRLTDRVRIRSVDSAADALDAVEAGVRVDGERVAVDCVVTEQRLTDGSGVELAERLREADPGLPVVFYTTCPSEEEEAAAFGAGADAYFEKGSDRGRYDAILDRIRALVEDRRDREGEQGGDARPREGRAEVASTPQTDGSPEATLRSEE, encoded by the coding sequence ATGACCGACCACTCACCGTCCGACGCGCCCGCGGACTCGAACGCAGCCGCCGACCGATCCGAATCGCCCGCCGACCGAGAGCCGATCACCGTCCTCCACGTCGAGCCGAACGCCCGCTCCACGGAGCTGCTGGAGGCGTTCGCGCGGCGTCTCACCGACCGCGTCCGGATCCGTTCCGTGGACAGCGCCGCGGACGCGCTCGACGCCGTCGAGGCGGGCGTCAGGGTCGACGGCGAGCGGGTCGCGGTCGACTGCGTCGTGACGGAACAGCGCCTCACGGACGGGTCCGGGGTGGAACTCGCCGAACGGCTGCGCGAGGCGGACCCCGGGCTTCCGGTCGTGTTCTACACCACGTGCCCGAGCGAGGAGGAGGAGGCGGCGGCGTTCGGTGCCGGCGCGGACGCGTACTTCGAGAAGGGCTCCGACCGAGGTCGGTACGACGCGATCCTCGACCGGATCCGCGCGCTCGTCGAGGACCGCCGCGACCGCGAGGGGGAGCAGGGAGGAGACGCGCGGCCGAGAGAGGGACGCGCGGAGGTCGCGTCGACGCCGCAGACAGACGGGTCGCCGGAAGCGACGCTGCGCTCCGAGGAGTGA
- a CDS encoding aminotransferase class V-fold PLP-dependent enzyme, whose product MGVQGQYPFDVEALRADFPILDRKVGGDPETAGEGEGDDTPLVYLDNAATSHTPDPVVDAISDYYRSYNANVHRGIHQLSQEASVAYEEAHDAVADFVGAAGREEIVFTKNTTEAMNLVAYAWGLEELGPGDNVVLSEMEHHASLVTWQQIGKRTGADVRFIDVTDEGRLDMDDAAELIDDDTEMVSVVHVSNTLGTVNPIGELADLAHDHDSLIFADAAQSVPTRPVDVEELGVDFLAFSGHKMCGPTGIGALYGREEILDEMQPYLYGGDMIRRVSFEDSTWEDLPWKFEAGTPSIAQGIGLAAAIEYLEKVGMDRVEAHEDLLAEYAYDELEALGGVEIYGPPGDDRGGLVAFNVDGVHAHDLSSILNDYGVAIRAGDHCTQPLHDEMGVAASARASFYFYNTVEEVDALVDAVREARDLFA is encoded by the coding sequence ATGGGAGTTCAAGGACAGTACCCGTTCGACGTGGAGGCGCTCCGCGCCGACTTCCCGATACTCGACCGGAAGGTCGGCGGGGACCCGGAGACCGCGGGCGAGGGCGAGGGCGACGACACGCCCCTCGTCTACCTCGACAACGCGGCGACCTCGCACACGCCCGACCCGGTGGTCGACGCCATCTCCGACTACTACCGGAGCTACAACGCGAACGTCCACCGCGGGATCCACCAGTTGAGCCAGGAGGCCTCCGTGGCCTACGAGGAGGCCCACGACGCGGTCGCCGACTTCGTCGGTGCCGCGGGCCGCGAGGAGATCGTCTTCACGAAGAACACGACGGAGGCGATGAACCTCGTTGCCTACGCGTGGGGGCTCGAAGAGCTCGGGCCGGGCGACAACGTCGTCCTCTCCGAGATGGAACACCACGCCTCGCTCGTCACCTGGCAGCAGATCGGCAAGCGGACCGGCGCGGACGTGCGCTTCATCGATGTGACCGACGAGGGGCGGCTCGACATGGACGACGCCGCCGAACTGATCGACGACGACACCGAGATGGTGTCGGTCGTCCACGTCTCGAACACGCTCGGGACCGTGAACCCGATCGGCGAGCTGGCCGACCTGGCGCACGACCACGACTCGCTGATCTTCGCCGACGCCGCGCAGTCGGTCCCCACCCGTCCGGTCGACGTCGAGGAGCTCGGCGTCGACTTCCTCGCGTTCTCCGGCCACAAGATGTGCGGCCCGACCGGGATCGGCGCGCTGTACGGCCGCGAGGAGATCCTAGACGAGATGCAGCCGTACCTCTACGGCGGCGACATGATCCGGCGCGTCTCCTTCGAGGACTCCACGTGGGAGGACCTCCCGTGGAAGTTCGAGGCCGGGACGCCCTCCATCGCGCAGGGGATCGGTCTCGCGGCCGCGATCGAGTACCTCGAAAAGGTCGGGATGGACCGGGTCGAGGCCCACGAGGACCTGCTGGCCGAGTACGCCTACGACGAGCTGGAAGCGCTCGGCGGGGTCGAGATCTACGGGCCGCCGGGCGACGACCGCGGCGGGCTCGTCGCGTTCAACGTCGACGGCGTCCACGCCCACGACCTCTCCAGCATCCTCAACGACTACGGCGTCGCGATCCGCGCCGGCGACCACTGTACGCAGCCGCTCCACGACGAGATGGGCGTCGCCGCCTCGGCGCGCGCCTCCTTCTACTTCTACAACACCGTCGAGGAGGTCGACGCGCTCGTCGACGCGGTCCGCGAGGCCCGCGACCTGTTCGCGTAG
- a CDS encoding cupin domain-containing protein: MDVVPDAEAVEAVDGVFLTQGAVGEETSIQRFEIDPGATVPEHDHPHEQIGAITEGAITFVVGGEERVVEAGDTYVIPGGEPHAAENRGDEPVVGYDIFSPPRANPDWQE, encoded by the coding sequence ATGGACGTCGTACCGGACGCGGAGGCGGTCGAGGCGGTCGACGGCGTGTTCCTCACGCAGGGGGCCGTCGGGGAGGAGACGAGCATCCAGCGGTTCGAGATCGACCCGGGCGCGACAGTGCCCGAACACGACCACCCGCACGAGCAGATCGGGGCGATAACCGAGGGGGCGATCACGTTCGTGGTCGGCGGCGAGGAGCGCGTCGTCGAGGCGGGCGACACGTACGTGATCCCCGGCGGCGAGCCCCACGCCGCCGAGAACCGCGGCGACGAACCGGTCGTCGGCTACGACATCTTCTCGCCGCCGCGGGCGAACCCGGACTGGCAGGAGTAG
- a CDS encoding YcaO-like family protein produces MDIGLVGDGPAVEAASAALGDVDVNAMPVEPELLDGFDMAVVVDTAGSAAFAAANEQLDRWIAVEVGGLGGVPLADLDAAVTAFDDACYDCLRARVESGRPDPADAPTGRRSAVRYAGAVAGRRAIRLLAGDPVADTVVEVPGGERTLLPVPGCSCGVEPGDALPRDHAERDLDGTIDRAERAVDARIGPLSEVGEQESFPVPYYVARVADTTPFSDGDAADFGGGAAADWDAAFMKALGEGLERYAAGVYREASFTRAPAANVPTPVTPDVFVRPEGAEAYDRDDRLPWVRGERLGTGEPASLPAEFVHFPPPERRYRPPITTGLGLGSSGPDAALSGLYEAVERDATMISWYSATDPLGLDVDDPDFAELEKRARAESLSVTPLLVTTDVDVPVVAVEVERDGDWPRFAAGSGADLDPAAAARSALAEALQNWTELRSMGREAADEQGAAIGHHADRPAETAAFFDPDATVSAAEVGEPDLSGTEELAAVVDRVERVGLDPYVARVTTRDLATLGFEAVRVLVPGAQPLFTGKPFFGERAREVPRSMGFEPALDREYHPFP; encoded by the coding sequence ATGGACATCGGACTCGTCGGTGACGGGCCCGCGGTCGAGGCCGCGAGCGCCGCCCTCGGGGACGTCGACGTGAACGCGATGCCCGTCGAGCCGGAGCTGCTCGACGGGTTCGACATGGCGGTCGTCGTCGACACCGCCGGGTCGGCGGCGTTCGCGGCCGCGAACGAACAGCTCGACCGGTGGATCGCCGTCGAGGTGGGCGGGCTGGGCGGCGTCCCGCTCGCCGACCTCGACGCCGCGGTGACCGCCTTCGACGACGCCTGCTACGACTGCCTGCGCGCCCGGGTCGAGAGCGGCCGGCCCGACCCGGCCGACGCGCCGACGGGCCGCCGCTCCGCCGTGCGCTACGCCGGAGCGGTGGCGGGGCGACGGGCGATCCGCCTGCTCGCCGGCGACCCGGTGGCGGACACCGTCGTCGAGGTGCCCGGCGGCGAGCGGACGCTCCTGCCCGTTCCGGGCTGTAGCTGCGGCGTCGAGCCCGGCGACGCGCTCCCGCGGGACCACGCCGAGCGGGACCTCGACGGAACGATCGACCGCGCGGAGCGCGCCGTCGACGCCCGGATCGGCCCCCTGAGCGAGGTCGGCGAGCAGGAGTCGTTCCCCGTGCCGTACTACGTCGCGCGGGTCGCGGACACGACGCCCTTCTCGGACGGCGACGCGGCCGACTTCGGCGGCGGCGCGGCGGCCGACTGGGACGCCGCGTTCATGAAGGCGCTCGGCGAGGGGTTAGAGCGGTACGCGGCCGGGGTCTACCGCGAGGCGTCGTTCACGCGCGCGCCGGCCGCGAACGTCCCGACTCCCGTCACCCCCGACGTCTTCGTCCGTCCGGAGGGGGCCGAAGCGTACGACCGCGACGACCGGCTCCCGTGGGTGCGCGGCGAGCGCCTCGGGACCGGCGAGCCGGCGAGCCTCCCGGCGGAGTTCGTTCACTTCCCGCCGCCGGAGCGTCGGTATCGACCGCCGATCACGACCGGGCTCGGACTGGGTAGCTCCGGTCCGGACGCCGCGCTCTCGGGACTGTACGAGGCGGTCGAGCGCGACGCGACGATGATCAGCTGGTACTCCGCGACCGATCCGCTCGGGCTCGACGTCGACGACCCGGACTTCGCCGAGCTGGAGAAGCGGGCGCGCGCGGAGTCGCTGTCGGTGACGCCGCTGCTCGTCACGACCGACGTGGACGTGCCGGTGGTCGCGGTCGAGGTCGAGCGCGACGGCGACTGGCCGCGGTTCGCCGCGGGGTCGGGGGCCGACCTCGACCCGGCTGCGGCGGCGCGGAGCGCGCTCGCCGAGGCGCTCCAGAACTGGACCGAACTGCGCTCGATGGGGCGCGAGGCGGCCGACGAGCAGGGCGCGGCGATCGGCCATCACGCCGACCGGCCGGCGGAGACGGCCGCGTTCTTCGACCCGGACGCGACCGTCTCGGCCGCGGAGGTCGGGGAGCCGGACCTGTCGGGGACCGAGGAGCTGGCGGCCGTCGTCGACCGCGTCGAGCGCGTCGGCCTCGACCCGTACGTCGCGCGGGTGACCACGCGCGACCTCGCGACGCTCGGGTTCGAGGCCGTCCGGGTGCTGGTCCCGGGCGCGCAGCCGCTGTTCACCGGCAAGCCGTTCTTCGGCGAGCGCGCCCGCGAGGTACCGCGGTCGATGGGGTTCGAGCCGGCGCTCGACCGGGAGTACCACCCGTTCCCCTGA
- the tbsP gene encoding transcriptional regulator TbsP, producing MVSNLLESDVEAALEAAFAGDDDELLVVDPSAETIESLVETAVGRDDLPTLSMLADERTLKDVFDDFVVASRAADLVADGALDLRVLDGEVDNALFVSPSRVVALVTVGEGVAALSTDDGEFVDEVYETHRSAFDDAAAYTLRTPAISRVRETLESEIGAEARADFDAVLDATEGDAAVDLDEVTVSLLVAAKNDVLLYDISKWGEDVGIASKATFSRTKTRLEDLGIIDTEKVPIDVGRPRLRLKLGDERLQGVAAAELAAEAAEMMAATPA from the coding sequence ATGGTGTCGAATTTACTGGAGTCCGACGTCGAGGCGGCGCTCGAAGCGGCCTTCGCCGGGGACGACGACGAACTGCTCGTCGTGGACCCGTCGGCGGAGACGATCGAATCGCTGGTCGAGACCGCCGTCGGGCGGGACGACCTCCCGACGCTGTCGATGCTCGCGGACGAGCGGACGCTCAAGGACGTGTTCGACGACTTCGTCGTCGCGTCCCGGGCCGCGGACCTCGTCGCCGACGGGGCCCTCGACCTCCGGGTGCTCGACGGCGAGGTCGACAACGCGCTGTTCGTCTCCCCGTCCCGCGTCGTCGCGCTCGTCACCGTCGGGGAGGGCGTCGCCGCGCTCTCGACCGACGACGGCGAGTTCGTCGACGAGGTGTACGAGACCCACCGGAGCGCGTTCGACGACGCGGCGGCGTACACGCTCCGCACCCCGGCGATCAGCCGGGTCCGCGAGACGCTGGAGTCCGAGATCGGCGCGGAGGCCCGCGCCGACTTCGACGCCGTGCTCGACGCGACCGAGGGCGACGCGGCCGTCGACCTCGACGAGGTGACCGTCTCGCTGCTCGTCGCGGCGAAGAACGACGTGCTCCTCTACGACATCTCGAAGTGGGGCGAGGACGTCGGCATCGCCTCGAAGGCGACGTTCTCCCGGACGAAGACCCGGCTCGAAGACCTCGGGATCATCGACACCGAGAAGGTCCCGATCGACGTCGGCCGCCCGCGGCTCCGCCTGAAACTCGGCGACGAGCGCCTCCAGGGCGTCGCCGCCGCGGAACTGGCCGCCGAGGCCGCCGAGATGATGGCCGCGACGCCGGCCTGA
- the glyA gene encoding serine hydroxymethyltransferase yields MDHEHVREVDPAVADALAGERDRQEQTLAMIASENHVSEAVLEAQGSVLTNKYAEGYPGSRYYAGCEYADEVEELAVERAKELWGADHVNVQPHSGTQANQAVYYSVLEPGDKILSLELNHGGHLSHGHPANFTGQLYEVEQYEVDTETGYIDYEGLREAAEEFEPDIVVSGYSAYPRTVEWERIQAAADAVDAYHLADIAHITGLVAAGVHPSPVGVADFVTGSTHKTIRAGRGGIVMCDEEFADDIDSAVFPGGQGGPLMHNVAGKAVGFKEALQPEFEEYARQVVDNAEVLAETLQGHGLSLVSGGTDNHLVLADLRDSHPDLSGGEAEDALAAANIVLNGNTVPGETRSPFDPSGIRAGTAGLTTRGFDEDAIEEVGDLIYRVVDDVDSEDVIYEVGERVVELCEAHPLYE; encoded by the coding sequence ATGGACCACGAGCACGTCCGGGAGGTCGACCCGGCGGTCGCAGACGCGCTGGCGGGCGAGCGCGACAGACAGGAGCAGACGCTCGCGATGATCGCGAGCGAGAACCACGTGAGCGAGGCGGTGCTGGAGGCGCAGGGGAGCGTTCTCACCAACAAGTACGCCGAGGGGTATCCGGGGTCGCGCTACTACGCCGGCTGCGAGTACGCCGACGAGGTCGAGGAGCTGGCCGTCGAACGAGCGAAGGAGCTGTGGGGCGCGGACCACGTCAACGTCCAGCCGCACTCCGGCACGCAGGCGAATCAGGCCGTGTACTACTCCGTCCTCGAACCGGGCGACAAGATCCTCTCGCTGGAGCTGAACCACGGCGGCCACCTCTCGCACGGCCACCCCGCGAACTTCACGGGACAGCTGTACGAGGTCGAGCAGTACGAGGTGGACACCGAGACCGGCTACATCGACTACGAGGGGCTCCGCGAGGCCGCCGAGGAGTTCGAGCCGGACATCGTCGTCTCGGGCTACTCCGCGTACCCGCGCACGGTCGAGTGGGAGCGCATCCAGGCCGCGGCCGACGCGGTCGACGCCTACCACCTCGCGGACATCGCCCACATCACCGGGCTCGTCGCCGCCGGCGTCCACCCCTCGCCGGTGGGCGTCGCGGACTTCGTCACCGGCTCGACCCACAAGACGATCCGCGCCGGCCGCGGCGGAATCGTGATGTGCGACGAGGAGTTCGCGGACGACATTGACTCGGCCGTCTTCCCCGGCGGACAGGGCGGCCCGCTGATGCACAACGTCGCCGGCAAGGCGGTCGGCTTCAAGGAGGCCCTCCAGCCCGAGTTCGAGGAGTACGCGCGGCAGGTCGTCGACAACGCCGAGGTGCTCGCCGAGACGCTTCAGGGACACGGCCTCTCTCTGGTCTCCGGCGGGACCGACAACCACCTCGTGCTGGCCGACCTGCGCGACTCGCACCCGGACCTCTCGGGCGGCGAGGCGGAGGACGCGCTCGCGGCAGCGAACATTGTCCTCAACGGGAACACGGTGCCCGGCGAGACGCGGTCGCCGTTCGACCCCTCCGGGATCCGCGCCGGCACCGCCGGGCTCACCACGCGCGGGTTCGACGAGGACGCCATCGAGGAGGTCGGTGACCTGATCTACCGCGTCGTCGACGACGTCGACAGCGAGGACGTCATCTACGAGGTCGGCGAGCGCGTCGTCGAGCTCTGCGAGGCGCACCCGCTGTACGAGTGA
- a CDS encoding DUF3054 domain-containing protein, whose translation MDAPPFLAARLDRDAAPLVVGDLIALMLLLTVGTLNHSSVEFLTANPLYLPGVFAPFLIAWVVIAPLVGAYSAGAAETAKSSVPLAIRSWIPAAVVGLALRAFVFRGGAELAFAAVMLVVGSLGLGGWRALYFRLR comes from the coding sequence ATGGACGCTCCGCCGTTTCTCGCCGCTCGCCTCGACCGCGACGCCGCGCCGCTGGTCGTCGGCGACCTGATCGCGTTGATGCTCCTGTTGACCGTCGGAACGCTCAACCACTCCTCGGTCGAGTTCCTGACCGCGAACCCGCTGTACCTCCCGGGCGTGTTCGCTCCCTTCCTGATCGCGTGGGTCGTCATCGCGCCGCTCGTCGGCGCGTACTCGGCGGGCGCGGCCGAGACCGCGAAGTCCTCGGTCCCGCTCGCGATCCGGTCGTGGATCCCCGCAGCGGTCGTCGGGCTCGCCCTCCGCGCGTTCGTCTTCCGCGGCGGTGCCGAACTCGCCTTCGCCGCGGTGATGCTCGTGGTGGGCTCGCTCGGGCTCGGCGGCTGGCGCGCGCTCTACTTCCGACTCCGATAG
- a CDS encoding ornithine cyclodeaminase family protein yields MTDALFLSSAEVDDLAEPADYVAAVRDAYRQVGEGAPAEPRTKLLNRDPPGMFTTYAAVLPETGAMGGYAYSAGFGAEDAWFMTPLFDADSGEPLALLDGASMNPFKTGAAGAVAVDALAHDDATELAVVGSGAQARGQVAATATVREFEAVRVFSPTPESRESFAADFDARLDADVSAVASAADALDGADVVITATTASDPVIADADVEPGTHVTAMGQYDPAKNELPPELVARATYVPDLRARATQDAGSYLAAVEAGLVDAEAGIAADLGEVVAGGHPGRTSDEEVTVFDSGGTGVETVAAAHMLYERASEAGRGQTIDFAPASEALTGE; encoded by the coding sequence GTGACCGACGCCCTGTTCCTCTCGAGCGCCGAGGTCGACGACCTCGCGGAGCCGGCCGACTACGTCGCCGCCGTGCGCGACGCCTACCGACAGGTCGGCGAGGGAGCGCCCGCGGAGCCGCGAACGAAGCTGCTCAACCGCGACCCGCCGGGGATGTTCACGACCTACGCCGCCGTCCTCCCGGAGACGGGCGCGATGGGCGGCTACGCCTACTCCGCCGGCTTCGGCGCGGAGGACGCGTGGTTCATGACGCCGCTTTTCGACGCCGACTCCGGCGAGCCGCTCGCGCTGCTCGACGGCGCGTCGATGAACCCGTTCAAGACCGGGGCGGCGGGCGCGGTCGCGGTCGACGCGCTCGCCCACGACGACGCGACCGAACTCGCCGTGGTCGGCAGCGGCGCGCAGGCCCGCGGGCAGGTCGCGGCGACCGCGACCGTCCGCGAGTTCGAGGCGGTCCGCGTCTTCTCGCCGACCCCGGAGAGCCGCGAGTCGTTCGCCGCCGACTTCGACGCCCGCCTCGACGCCGACGTGTCGGCGGTCGCGAGCGCGGCCGACGCCCTTGACGGCGCGGACGTGGTCATCACCGCGACGACCGCGAGCGACCCCGTGATCGCCGACGCCGACGTGGAGCCGGGGACGCACGTCACGGCGATGGGCCAGTACGACCCGGCGAAGAACGAACTCCCGCCCGAACTCGTCGCGCGGGCGACATACGTCCCGGACCTCCGAGCGCGCGCGACGCAGGACGCTGGCTCGTACCTCGCCGCGGTCGAGGCCGGACTCGTCGACGCGGAGGCGGGCATCGCGGCCGACCTCGGCGAGGTCGTCGCGGGCGGGCATCCCGGTCGAACGAGCGACGAGGAGGTGACCGTCTTCGACTCCGGCGGCACCGGCGTCGAGACGGTCGCGGCCGCGCACATGCTCTACGAGCGCGCGAGCGAGGCGGGTCGGGGCCAGACCATCGACTTCGCGCCCGCGAGCGAGGCGCTGACCGGCGAGTGA
- a CDS encoding metallophosphoesterase translates to MLVGIVSDTHDDLNAVEAAVSLFEREGVDAVVHCGDFVAPFSVTPFDADFAFHAVRGNNDGEWAVESTVGSFGTYHGEAARLSFGGAGEADGIDVAVTHGTSDVVVDALVDCGDYDYVFHGHTHAHGVEARGGTVRVNPGGLPIPVEGADNAFRVATLDTAGSGVDAVTHHVLDG, encoded by the coding sequence ATGCTCGTCGGCATCGTCTCCGACACCCACGACGACCTGAACGCGGTCGAGGCGGCCGTCTCGCTGTTCGAGCGCGAGGGCGTCGACGCGGTCGTCCACTGCGGCGACTTCGTCGCGCCGTTCTCCGTGACGCCGTTCGACGCCGACTTCGCCTTCCACGCGGTCCGCGGGAACAACGACGGCGAGTGGGCGGTCGAGTCGACGGTTGGCTCGTTCGGCACCTACCACGGCGAGGCCGCCCGCCTCTCGTTCGGCGGGGCGGGCGAAGCGGACGGCATCGATGTCGCGGTCACGCACGGGACGAGCGACGTCGTGGTGGACGCGCTCGTCGACTGCGGCGACTACGACTACGTGTTCCACGGCCACACCCACGCGCACGGCGTCGAGGCGCGCGGCGGGACCGTCCGCGTGAACCCCGGCGGACTCCCGATTCCGGTCGAGGGCGCGGACAACGCCTTCCGGGTTGCGACGCTCGACACCGCCGGGTCGGGCGTCGACGCGGTGACGCATCACGTGTTGGACGGCTGA